The following proteins are encoded in a genomic region of Thiomicrospira sp. R3:
- the purT gene encoding formate-dependent phosphoribosylglycinamide formyltransferase, with product MSRIGTPFSATATRVMLCGAGELGKEVVIELQRLGVEVIAVDRYPNAPAMQVADRSHVINMLDGAALAALIEQEKPHYIVPEIEAIATDTLAELETKGFKVIPSARATQLTMNREGIRRLAAETLGLKTSAYRFAATEGEFNQAVEEIGLPCVVKPIMSSSGKGQSTIKTPEQINQAWLYAQEGGRAGKGKVIIEGFVDFDYEITLLTIRHKDATSFCAPIGHIQIDGDYRESWQPHPMSANALSEAQRMAERVTTELGGWGLFGVELFIKGDEVIFSEVSPRPHDTGLVTLISQDLSEFALHVRAILGLPIPNIVQHGPCASSVILPEGHSTQTCFEGLDIALAQPDTQLRLFGKPEIAGRRRMGVALARGETLEIAREKAKNASSSVKVTF from the coding sequence ATGAGCCGTATTGGAACCCCTTTCTCCGCCACCGCCACCCGCGTCATGCTTTGCGGTGCGGGCGAGCTAGGCAAAGAAGTCGTGATTGAACTGCAACGTTTAGGCGTTGAAGTGATTGCGGTTGATCGCTACCCCAATGCCCCAGCGATGCAGGTTGCCGACCGCAGCCATGTGATCAATATGCTCGATGGCGCGGCGTTAGCTGCGTTGATTGAGCAAGAAAAACCCCATTACATCGTGCCTGAAATTGAAGCGATTGCCACCGACACCCTAGCCGAACTCGAAACCAAAGGCTTTAAGGTAATTCCCAGCGCCCGCGCCACCCAACTCACGATGAACCGTGAAGGCATCCGTCGTTTAGCGGCCGAAACCCTCGGTTTAAAAACCTCCGCCTATCGGTTTGCTGCAACAGAAGGTGAGTTTAATCAAGCGGTAGAAGAGATAGGTTTACCCTGTGTCGTCAAGCCGATTATGAGCTCATCCGGCAAAGGCCAAAGCACCATCAAAACGCCAGAGCAAATCAACCAGGCCTGGTTGTATGCACAAGAAGGTGGCCGCGCCGGCAAAGGCAAAGTGATTATTGAAGGCTTTGTCGATTTTGATTATGAAATTACCCTGCTAACGATTCGTCACAAAGACGCTACAAGCTTCTGCGCGCCGATTGGTCATATTCAAATTGATGGCGATTACCGCGAATCTTGGCAGCCCCACCCGATGTCGGCTAACGCCTTGAGCGAGGCGCAACGCATGGCGGAGCGGGTGACCACTGAGCTAGGCGGCTGGGGTCTGTTTGGGGTTGAGCTGTTTATTAAAGGCGACGAGGTGATATTCAGCGAAGTCTCACCGCGTCCGCATGATACCGGTTTGGTGACCTTGATTTCACAAGACCTGTCTGAATTTGCATTGCATGTACGTGCGATTTTAGGCCTGCCAATCCCCAACATTGTACAACACGGTCCCTGCGCCTCCAGCGTTATTTTGCCGGAAGGTCATTCAACCCAAACCTGTTTTGAGGGGTTAGATATCGCCCTCGCCCAGCCAGATACCCAACTACGCTTGTTTGGCAAACCCGAAATAGCCGGTCGCCGTCGAATGGGCGTGGCTTTAGCGCGTGGCGAAACCCTTGAAATAGCAAGAGAAAAAGCCAAAAATGCATCATCTTCTGTCAAGGTAACCTTTTAG
- a CDS encoding bifunctional diguanylate cyclase/phosphodiesterase, with protein sequence MFWYLYQSAQTIKLQTEQQLHQAAQQELVNEIKSFIALGDQDISRLKNWDEVHQQLSQPRYYFFWRDERVKVSHHWRAYFNELEIYNAQGDQLFQKGPNAPLSPFLPQQVPADLASFSLEESALNYRLFAEVSQRQTATTLGYLGLNLNLIGWLRQDAQFKYIERASLTTRPGLEADLNKAFVSLDALLTHPDRFIDFQLLASPVDNFLWALIQDFIRYILLYAVLVAILFMVFFRYSLVRPLVGLSAYLAELKTQPNQVVEPKANYMVSEFEDLKNSLASYNQALVEAQQKIEAQRQQAYLQSRTDSLSGLPNRRAFDEAMHGLSKVFSADSGCVGFMLFDCDYFKAINDSYGHLVGDKVINLTARALVECLPPSTQVFRIGGDEFSVILLDTEPDRLRQMAINCLAHLKAMPFSELGINERVHFSVGVSLSTHQDTVQKLHKHADIALYKAKHSLHDKVQLFAADEESAGKTLVSNERVGMIMSALRTGEGIEMHLQPIVSVDQEVIYYEALVRIRQQDCLIFPNEIFDVVNHRHLECELDLQVIEAINQLFKAGKVAERTGISLNFSSQSLMQLDLQVALERLAAYTQTYRIIIEVTETTLITNMDLVTAKLKSLRALGFKVALDDFGNGYSSIRYLANMPVDIIKFDMTLTQALELDSKTRGIIQSTASMIRQAGYKLVMEGIETPSQFEAAKQAGATGFQGYYFGKPKAV encoded by the coding sequence ATGTTTTGGTATCTTTATCAAAGTGCGCAAACCATTAAGTTGCAAACGGAGCAGCAGTTACATCAGGCAGCCCAGCAGGAGTTGGTCAATGAAATTAAAAGCTTTATTGCACTTGGTGATCAAGACATTAGCCGATTAAAAAACTGGGATGAGGTGCATCAACAGCTCAGCCAGCCACGTTATTACTTTTTTTGGCGCGATGAACGCGTTAAGGTATCCCACCATTGGCGAGCTTATTTTAATGAGCTTGAGATCTATAACGCCCAAGGCGATCAACTTTTCCAAAAAGGGCCTAACGCCCCGTTATCTCCGTTTTTACCTCAACAAGTTCCTGCAGACTTAGCTAGTTTTAGCTTGGAAGAGTCTGCACTTAATTATCGGCTTTTTGCAGAAGTATCGCAGCGGCAGACCGCTACAACCTTGGGTTACCTGGGGCTGAATTTGAATCTGATTGGTTGGTTGCGTCAAGATGCGCAATTTAAATACATTGAACGAGCGAGTTTAACCACCAGGCCTGGTTTAGAGGCGGATTTAAATAAGGCTTTTGTTAGCTTGGACGCATTATTAACCCATCCGGATAGGTTTATCGACTTTCAGTTACTTGCCAGTCCGGTGGATAATTTTTTATGGGCATTAATCCAGGATTTTATTCGATACATTTTGCTGTATGCGGTATTGGTCGCAATCTTGTTTATGGTGTTTTTCCGCTATAGTTTAGTGCGCCCATTGGTTGGCTTGTCAGCTTATTTAGCGGAGCTTAAAACGCAACCCAATCAGGTGGTGGAGCCTAAAGCCAACTATATGGTGAGTGAGTTTGAGGACTTAAAAAATTCGCTGGCGAGTTACAATCAAGCATTAGTTGAAGCACAACAAAAGATTGAAGCTCAGCGCCAGCAGGCTTATTTGCAATCACGAACAGATTCTTTATCAGGTTTGCCTAATCGTCGCGCCTTTGATGAAGCGATGCATGGTTTAAGCAAAGTGTTTTCAGCCGATTCAGGCTGTGTAGGTTTTATGTTATTTGATTGTGATTATTTTAAAGCTATTAATGACTCTTATGGACATCTTGTCGGTGATAAGGTGATTAACTTAACGGCAAGGGCGTTGGTTGAGTGTCTACCGCCATCCACGCAGGTATTTAGAATTGGGGGCGATGAGTTTTCTGTTATTTTGCTTGATACTGAACCGGATCGTTTAAGGCAGATGGCTATAAACTGTTTGGCGCATTTAAAAGCCATGCCGTTCAGTGAGTTGGGAATCAATGAGCGAGTCCACTTTAGTGTAGGGGTCAGTCTGTCCACACATCAAGATACGGTACAAAAGCTGCATAAGCATGCGGATATTGCGTTATATAAAGCCAAGCACTCACTGCATGACAAGGTGCAGCTTTTTGCCGCTGATGAGGAGTCAGCGGGTAAAACGCTGGTTTCAAATGAGCGAGTGGGCATGATTATGTCAGCCTTAAGAACCGGTGAAGGCATTGAAATGCATTTGCAGCCGATTGTGTCGGTGGATCAGGAGGTGATCTACTATGAAGCCCTCGTGCGTATTCGTCAACAGGACTGTTTAATCTTTCCGAATGAGATTTTTGATGTGGTTAATCACCGGCATTTGGAGTGTGAGCTTGACCTACAAGTTATTGAGGCGATTAACCAACTGTTTAAAGCAGGAAAAGTGGCGGAGAGAACAGGTATTTCGTTAAATTTTTCATCGCAATCCTTGATGCAATTGGATTTGCAGGTTGCCCTAGAGCGATTGGCCGCCTATACCCAGACCTATAGAATTATTATTGAGGTCACTGAAACCACCTTGATTACTAATATGGATTTAGTCACGGCCAAACTTAAATCGCTTAGGGCTTTAGGTTTTAAAGTAGCGCTAGATGATTTTGGCAATGGTTATTCTTCAATTCGCTATTTGGCCAATATGCCGGTAGATATTATTAAGTTTGATATGACCTTAACTCAGGCTTTGGAGTTGGATAGTAAAACACGGGGTATTATTCAATCAACGGCATCGATGATTCGTCAGGCGGGCTATAAACTGGTTATGGAGGGCATTGAAACCCCTTCACAGTTTGAAGCAGCCAAGCAAGCCGGCGCGACTGGGTTTCAAGGTTATTATTTCGGTAAGCCAAAAGCCGTATAA
- a CDS encoding PatB family C-S lyase, whose protein sequence is MEKELKEDAIGQNAIELNQPISRLNTWAEKYDLRQALFGAEDVLPMWVADMDLPTPPFILDALRERLVHPILGYTLTPPSVYKAVCDWQAQHGYQVSASQILFTHNVANGLFLSVQALTHPNDAVLIMPPIYPPFAKAVILNQRQLVSAPLVLIDQQYQIDWVAVELAIQQHPIKLLLFCNPHNPSGRVWRRDELRRLAELCLRYQVIIVSDEIHSDLVYSPYQHTPMASLSADIAQQTLTLSSPGKTFNLAGLQIGYAIAANPQHKSALQDACARVKIEDLNLMALVALQAAYYEQGKAWRDVLLNHFTDNINRLDAFLGEHLPLVKLMRPQASYLVWLDFRAMFADHQALKTWLIDQAKLGLNDGLSYGESGRGFMRINLAVPSSTLEQALSQLGQATASIDAQPLPFKSG, encoded by the coding sequence ATGGAAAAAGAGCTAAAGGAAGACGCAATCGGCCAAAATGCAATCGAGCTGAACCAGCCGATTTCTCGCTTAAATACTTGGGCGGAAAAATATGACTTGCGCCAAGCCTTGTTTGGCGCGGAAGATGTGTTGCCTATGTGGGTGGCGGACATGGATTTGCCGACCCCACCGTTTATTCTTGACGCATTGCGTGAACGCTTGGTGCATCCAATTTTAGGTTATACCTTAACGCCACCGAGCGTGTATAAGGCAGTGTGTGATTGGCAGGCTCAGCACGGTTATCAGGTGAGCGCGTCGCAAATCCTGTTTACCCACAACGTCGCCAATGGCTTGTTTCTATCGGTGCAGGCCTTAACCCACCCTAACGATGCGGTGTTGATTATGCCGCCGATTTATCCACCGTTTGCCAAGGCCGTGATATTAAATCAACGCCAACTGGTGAGCGCGCCCTTGGTGTTAATCGACCAGCAGTATCAAATAGATTGGGTGGCGGTTGAGCTGGCCATTCAACAGCATCCGATTAAGTTGTTGTTGTTTTGCAATCCGCATAATCCATCCGGCCGCGTTTGGCGCCGAGACGAGTTGCGGCGCTTGGCCGAACTCTGTTTGCGTTATCAGGTGATTATCGTATCCGATGAAATTCACTCGGACTTGGTTTACTCGCCTTATCAACATACCCCGATGGCCAGTCTATCTGCCGACATTGCCCAGCAAACACTAACCCTAAGTTCACCGGGCAAAACCTTTAACCTCGCGGGGCTACAAATTGGCTATGCCATCGCGGCTAATCCGCAGCATAAATCCGCGCTGCAAGACGCCTGTGCTCGGGTGAAAATTGAGGATTTAAACCTGATGGCCTTAGTTGCCTTGCAAGCCGCCTATTACGAACAGGGCAAGGCCTGGCGTGATGTGCTGTTGAATCATTTCACCGATAATATTAATCGGCTTGATGCGTTTCTTGGCGAACATTTACCGCTGGTTAAGCTTATGCGTCCGCAAGCGTCTTATTTAGTCTGGTTAGATTTCCGGGCGATGTTTGCGGATCATCAGGCATTGAAAACCTGGCTGATTGATCAGGCTAAACTTGGACTTAACGACGGGCTGTCCTATGGCGAAAGTGGACGCGGCTTTATGCGAATCAACTTGGCCGTGCCGAGCTCGACGCTTGAGCAGGCGTTATCGCAACTAGGTCAGGCGACGGCATCAATCGACGCCCAGCCTCTCCCATTCAAATCCGGATAG
- a CDS encoding alpha/beta hydrolase translates to MKKPYFLYQKFKLYLGFGLVVIFWQSAWAQTVSLELTPGVFLQAEYDQPVESNKRIAVLVKHGFLTTNQFHTVRSMVQALNDQGLTTLSPNISYGISGRQDSLKCDSLHTHTLEDSRAEISAWIDWLVAQGYERIVLLGHSSGSQDLLFSQATEPHPSVELLVLTSMFYFNGVDIGTRPSDLSRARHMLLSGTPRPGHFSFLFCKENYFATPESFLSYHQLTRQQNLTHLQFVGVPVHAIMGTEDEILQQAGHHWLDELADAGVEVHSVEGANHFFSSMHEFDLQDHLIGIMNNFQSELAQ, encoded by the coding sequence ATGAAAAAACCCTATTTTTTATACCAGAAATTTAAGCTCTACTTAGGGTTTGGGCTGGTTGTTATCTTTTGGCAGTCCGCTTGGGCGCAAACAGTCAGTCTTGAGCTCACCCCTGGGGTTTTTCTTCAGGCTGAATATGATCAGCCAGTTGAAAGTAATAAACGTATTGCGGTTTTGGTTAAGCATGGTTTTTTAACCACCAATCAATTTCATACTGTTCGCAGCATGGTGCAAGCGCTTAATGACCAAGGCTTAACGACCCTGAGCCCGAACATAAGTTACGGTATCAGTGGCCGTCAAGACTCGTTGAAGTGCGATAGTTTACATACTCATACTCTTGAAGATAGTCGGGCTGAAATTAGTGCGTGGATTGATTGGTTAGTTGCACAGGGCTATGAGCGTATTGTCTTACTAGGTCATTCAAGCGGCAGCCAAGATTTGCTGTTTAGTCAGGCTACGGAACCACATCCTTCTGTAGAACTGCTGGTTTTAACCAGCATGTTTTACTTTAATGGTGTTGATATAGGAACCCGCCCAAGTGACTTGTCGCGTGCGCGCCACATGTTGTTATCAGGGACACCACGGCCTGGCCATTTTAGTTTTCTATTTTGTAAAGAAAACTACTTTGCTACTCCCGAAAGTTTTTTGTCGTATCATCAATTAACGCGCCAACAAAACCTGACACACTTACAGTTTGTGGGTGTGCCAGTTCATGCGATTATGGGTACTGAGGATGAGATTTTACAGCAAGCAGGACACCATTGGTTAGATGAGCTGGCTGATGCCGGCGTTGAGGTTCATAGCGTTGAGGGTGCCAATCACTTTTTTTCGAGTATGCATGAATTCGACTTGCAAGACCACCTCATTGGAATTATGAATAATTTCCAAAGCGAGTTAGCTCAGTGA
- the mtnN gene encoding 5'-methylthioadenosine/S-adenosylhomocysteine nucleosidase — MTLAIIAAMEEEVILLREKIQNLTTQTLAGFEFYQGQINQQQVVLLRSGIGKVNAAMSTSILIDRFAPSAVINTGSAGGFHTDLEVGDIVISRSVCHHDVDVTPFGYALGQVPGLPSCFIPDAGLIKKAQAAIEALGEVAHMHGLIATGDRFMHLPDDVTTTREKFPEMIACEMEAAAVAQVCHQFGTPFVVIRALSDIAGKENVLAFDAFLAQAADHSTRVVVEMIKQFDKEPL; from the coding sequence ATGACCCTAGCGATTATCGCCGCAATGGAAGAAGAGGTGATTCTTCTGCGTGAGAAAATTCAAAACCTCACCACCCAAACGCTTGCTGGGTTTGAGTTTTACCAAGGGCAAATCAATCAACAGCAGGTCGTATTGCTTCGTTCTGGCATTGGCAAGGTGAATGCGGCGATGAGTACCAGCATTCTGATTGATCGCTTTGCGCCCAGCGCTGTCATCAACACCGGCTCAGCGGGTGGTTTTCATACTGATCTTGAGGTAGGCGACATCGTGATTAGTCGCTCAGTTTGCCATCATGATGTCGATGTCACCCCATTTGGCTATGCGCTCGGTCAAGTTCCCGGCCTGCCATCCTGCTTTATCCCCGATGCGGGATTGATTAAAAAAGCCCAAGCCGCTATAGAGGCGCTGGGTGAGGTGGCGCATATGCACGGACTGATTGCCACCGGTGATCGATTTATGCACCTGCCTGACGATGTGACCACCACCCGCGAAAAATTCCCCGAGATGATTGCCTGCGAAATGGAAGCGGCGGCGGTGGCGCAAGTTTGCCATCAATTTGGCACACCGTTTGTGGTGATTCGCGCGTTATCGGATATTGCGGGCAAAGAAAATGTGCTGGCGTTTGATGCGTTTTTAGCCCAGGCCGCCGACCATTCCACCCGCGTGGTGGTCGAAATGATTAAACAATTTGACAAGGAGCCGCTATGA
- a CDS encoding flagellar protein FliS, giving the protein MNAMLHTQAHAIEGALLQEYNRQPDVEKVLADNPRKTVLMLLQGAVDKAILARVCHDSHSLVEKGFHLGRITTIIDALRDRLYLSDQTPLAYDLEALYQYADQCIQDAVYEKATEQLDNAIEIMTELRDAWFEMLKASGELEQNQ; this is encoded by the coding sequence ATGAACGCAATGCTGCATACTCAAGCGCATGCCATTGAAGGTGCGCTACTTCAAGAATACAACCGCCAGCCTGATGTAGAAAAAGTCTTGGCGGACAATCCACGAAAAACGGTTTTGATGCTGCTGCAAGGTGCTGTAGACAAGGCGATTCTTGCCCGTGTTTGCCACGACAGCCATTCTTTGGTTGAAAAAGGTTTTCACCTAGGTCGCATTACCACCATTATTGATGCCTTACGCGACCGCTTGTACCTAAGCGATCAAACACCGCTTGCCTACGACTTAGAAGCGCTGTACCAATATGCCGATCAGTGTATCCAAGATGCGGTATATGAAAAAGCGACTGAACAGTTGGATAATGCAATTGAAATCATGACCGAGTTACGCGATGCATGGTTTGAAATGCTAAAAGCCAGTGGTGAGCTTGAACAAAATCAATAA
- the luxS gene encoding S-ribosylhomocysteine lyase has protein sequence MPLLDSFRVDHTIMPAPAVRVAKTMTTPKGDTITVFDLRFCKPNEEIMGERGIHTLEHLFAGFIRQHLNSHDVEIIDVSPMGCRTGFYMSLIGTPDEKRVGEAWKKAMSDVLEVKSEQDIPELNLYQCGTCDLHSLDEAKQIAQAILDKGVGVMHNEDMLLADDKLRQLGNAL, from the coding sequence ATGCCACTACTTGACAGCTTTCGCGTTGACCACACGATTATGCCCGCCCCCGCCGTGCGTGTTGCCAAAACCATGACCACCCCCAAAGGCGACACCATCACCGTGTTTGATTTACGTTTTTGCAAGCCGAATGAAGAAATCATGGGCGAGCGTGGCATCCACACCCTTGAACATTTATTTGCTGGTTTTATTCGCCAGCACCTTAATAGCCATGATGTTGAAATTATTGACGTCTCGCCAATGGGTTGTCGCACCGGATTTTATATGAGCCTGATTGGCACACCAGATGAAAAACGCGTGGGCGAGGCTTGGAAAAAAGCCATGAGCGATGTGCTTGAGGTTAAAAGCGAACAAGACATTCCGGAACTCAATCTTTACCAATGCGGCACCTGCGATCTGCATTCGCTAGACGAAGCCAAGCAAATCGCACAAGCTATCCTCGACAAGGGTGTCGGTGTGATGCATAACGAAGATATGTTATTAGCCGATGACAAACTGCGTCAACTTGGTAATGCGCTATGA
- the ovoA gene encoding 5-histidylcysteine sulfoxide synthase, whose translation MQKADLITQNILLTQGEVEAKRAEIKRYFNTTCDAYEALFDCLANDQAYYERPCSLRHPLIFYFGHTATFFTNKLVLAKLLPQRINPKIESMCAIGVDEMSWDDLNEAHYAWPAVDEVRVYRQQVRAAVNQLIDTLSFSLPIDWQSPMWPVMMGIEHERIHLETSSVLIRQLDLAFVQSSDLFAICPERGEAPKENKLLAVQPGLVDIQHQDPAKFYGWDNEYGSHRAQVQGFKASKFLVSNGEFLAFVEAGGYDNAAYWDEEGERWRQFSPIKHPSFWLLKTQNNHQAWWLRCMTEEVPMPWNWPVEVNYLEAAAFCRWKAKQTGKPIRLPSEDEYLRLRDQTDALNYQALANINLQQYASSVPIDQCEMKGFYDVVGNVWQWTMTPIYPFDGFKVHPLYDDFTTPTFDNKHNIFKGGSWISTGNEINGHSRYAFRRHFFQHAGFRYIESDAPVQTEFASYETDPAVAQACEFHYGTNPFGLANFAQTYARLAIDWAQQDKDLAARDHLKVLEVGCSVGRGCFELGKHFDEVLGLDFSARFINAANRMQQTGSLLATLPLEGEIMDFKEYRLADAGLEKAAERCRFMQQDPSNLKPIFSGYDMLLAMNVIERLYEPKKFIEDIAHRLNAGGLLMLGSTYDWREQYTSKTQWLGGYKDAQSGENVTTLETLNGLLSSDFERIGTPQAIEMLVPETARRFGHHISQVTLWKKS comes from the coding sequence ATGCAAAAAGCCGACTTAATAACGCAAAATATTTTATTGACTCAAGGTGAAGTTGAAGCTAAGCGCGCAGAAATTAAGCGTTATTTTAATACCACCTGTGATGCCTATGAAGCGCTATTTGACTGCTTGGCGAACGATCAAGCCTATTATGAGCGGCCCTGCTCTTTGCGCCATCCACTGATTTTTTATTTCGGTCATACCGCCACTTTTTTCACCAATAAGCTGGTGTTAGCCAAGTTATTGCCCCAGCGCATTAATCCGAAAATCGAGTCCATGTGTGCGATTGGGGTCGATGAAATGTCGTGGGATGATTTAAACGAGGCGCATTATGCGTGGCCGGCGGTTGATGAAGTGCGTGTTTACCGCCAGCAAGTGCGTGCCGCGGTGAATCAATTGATTGATACGCTGAGCTTTAGCCTGCCGATTGATTGGCAAAGCCCTATGTGGCCAGTGATGATGGGGATTGAGCATGAGCGCATTCACCTTGAAACCTCGTCGGTACTGATTCGCCAGCTGGATTTGGCTTTTGTACAATCATCCGATTTGTTTGCTATTTGCCCTGAGCGGGGTGAGGCGCCGAAAGAGAACAAATTGCTTGCTGTACAACCAGGCCTGGTTGACATTCAGCACCAAGATCCCGCTAAATTTTATGGCTGGGATAATGAATACGGTTCTCATCGTGCGCAAGTGCAGGGCTTTAAGGCGTCAAAATTTTTAGTCTCCAACGGCGAGTTTTTAGCCTTTGTTGAAGCCGGTGGTTACGATAACGCAGCCTATTGGGACGAAGAGGGTGAGCGCTGGCGTCAGTTTAGCCCTATCAAGCATCCGAGCTTTTGGCTGCTAAAAACGCAAAACAACCACCAGGCCTGGTGGTTACGTTGCATGACCGAAGAAGTCCCTATGCCATGGAATTGGCCCGTCGAGGTTAATTATCTTGAAGCCGCAGCGTTTTGCCGCTGGAAAGCCAAGCAAACCGGTAAACCGATTCGCCTGCCTTCTGAAGACGAATACTTGCGGCTTCGTGATCAAACCGATGCGTTGAATTATCAAGCCTTGGCAAATATTAATTTGCAGCAGTACGCCTCGTCGGTGCCGATCGATCAGTGTGAAATGAAGGGCTTTTATGATGTGGTCGGCAATGTTTGGCAGTGGACAATGACACCGATCTATCCGTTTGATGGTTTTAAGGTTCATCCTTTGTATGATGATTTCACCACCCCAACCTTTGATAATAAACATAATATTTTTAAGGGCGGTAGCTGGATTTCAACCGGTAATGAGATTAACGGCCATTCGCGTTATGCGTTCCGTCGTCACTTTTTTCAACATGCGGGTTTTCGTTATATCGAATCGGATGCGCCAGTGCAAACCGAATTTGCTAGCTATGAAACCGATCCCGCTGTCGCCCAAGCCTGTGAGTTTCATTATGGCACTAATCCGTTTGGTCTGGCAAACTTTGCGCAAACCTATGCGCGTTTAGCCATCGACTGGGCGCAACAGGATAAGGACTTGGCGGCGCGCGATCATTTAAAAGTGCTTGAGGTTGGCTGCTCCGTTGGGCGCGGCTGTTTTGAGCTTGGCAAGCACTTTGATGAGGTATTGGGGCTGGATTTTTCAGCGCGTTTTATCAATGCTGCGAATCGGATGCAGCAAACCGGATCCTTGTTGGCGACCCTGCCCTTAGAAGGCGAGATTATGGATTTTAAGGAATACCGACTCGCGGATGCTGGGCTGGAGAAGGCGGCTGAGCGTTGTCGTTTTATGCAACAAGACCCGAGTAACCTAAAGCCAATTTTTAGCGGTTACGATATGCTGTTGGCGATGAATGTGATTGAGCGGCTGTATGAGCCGAAAAAGTTTATTGAGGATATTGCCCATCGTTTGAATGCAGGCGGGCTATTGATGCTGGGTTCGACCTATGATTGGCGCGAACAATATACTAGCAAAACCCAGTGGTTAGGTGGCTATAAAGACGCGCAATCCGGCGAAAATGTGACCACGCTTGAAACCTTGAATGGCTTGCTGAGTAGCGACTTTGAGCGCATAGGTACGCCCCAAGCTATTGAGATGCTGGTGCCAGAAACCGCCCGCCGTTTTGGGCATCATATTAGTCAGGTTACGCTATGGAAAAAGAGCTAA
- a CDS encoding ATP-binding protein, whose product MNLKKLPIGIQTFSEIREDDYVYVDKTGIAYELLQNYKYVFLSRPRRFGKSLFLDTLRNIFEANKSLFSGLAIENQWNWDVCYPVIRISFAQGKIESRQQLDESILRILKENQHYLGIECEEKTSVAGCFSELIRKAHEKYNQKVVVLVDEYDKPILDNITNTPLAQEIRDGLVNFYSVIKGSDEFLRFAFLTGVSKFTKTSIFSGLNNITDISLDKPYGDICGYSQNDVETTFAPYLEGVDMDKLKQWYNGYNFLGSRMYNPFDILKFIAKEHTYSNYWFESGTPTFLIELIKKQQYFLPNLANLRVDEKLLNSFDIENLDLEVILYQSGYLTIDRVETLGVQTLYYLKLPNLEVKASLNDYILKLFNASQANKTDIQVNLQTALMENNLDSLKQALVSIFASIPYNNFIKNDMQNYEGFYASVIYVYLQSLGLNIIGEDVTNKGRIDLTIKMDKTIYILEFKVDATDKTNALQQIKDKDYASKYLDQQKPIYLMGIHFDPNAKNLSGFEWERLGVD is encoded by the coding sequence TGCCTATGAATTATTGCAAAACTATAAGTATGTTTTTCTAAGCCGACCCAGACGCTTTGGTAAGTCACTATTTCTGGATACTCTGCGCAATATTTTTGAAGCCAATAAATCCCTGTTTAGCGGTTTAGCGATAGAAAACCAATGGAATTGGGATGTGTGCTATCCGGTGATTCGAATCAGTTTTGCGCAAGGCAAGATAGAGAGTCGTCAGCAGTTGGATGAATCTATTTTACGTATACTCAAAGAAAACCAACATTATCTAGGCATTGAATGCGAAGAAAAAACCAGTGTCGCCGGTTGTTTCAGCGAACTGATTCGCAAAGCGCATGAAAAATACAACCAAAAAGTCGTGGTGCTGGTTGATGAATACGACAAACCGATTCTGGATAACATCACCAACACGCCCCTTGCTCAAGAAATCCGTGATGGCTTGGTTAACTTTTACAGCGTGATTAAAGGCAGTGATGAGTTTTTACGGTTTGCGTTTTTAACCGGTGTGAGCAAGTTTACTAAAACGTCGATTTTCAGCGGGCTAAACAACATCACCGACATCTCACTCGATAAACCCTATGGCGATATCTGTGGTTACAGCCAAAACGATGTCGAAACCACCTTTGCACCTTATCTCGAAGGTGTGGACATGGATAAGCTCAAACAATGGTACAACGGTTACAACTTCCTAGGCAGTCGAATGTACAACCCGTTTGACATCCTCAAGTTTATTGCCAAGGAACATACCTACTCCAACTACTGGTTTGAAAGCGGCACACCCACCTTTTTAATCGAACTGATTAAAAAACAGCAGTATTTCCTGCCCAACCTCGCCAACCTGCGGGTAGATGAAAAACTACTCAATAGTTTTGACATTGAAAACCTCGACCTAGAAGTCATTCTGTATCAAAGCGGCTATCTCACCATCGATAGAGTCGAAACCTTGGGGGTTCAGACGCTTTATTACTTAAAACTGCCGAATCTAGAAGTTAAAGCTTCGTTAAATGATTACATTTTAAAACTGTTTAACGCCAGCCAAGCTAATAAAACAGACATACAGGTCAATCTACAAACCGCCTTGATGGAAAATAACCTCGATAGCCTCAAACAGGCACTCGTTAGCATCTTCGCCAGCATTCCCTACAACAATTTCATCAAAAACGACATGCAAAACTATGAAGGATTTTACGCCAGTGTTATCTATGTCTATTTACAAAGTTTGGGGCTGAACATTATCGGTGAAGATGTGACCAATAAAGGGCGGATTGATTTAACCATCAAAATGGACAAGACCATTTACATCCTAGAGTTTAAAGTGGATGCGACCGACAAAACTAATGCCCTGCAGCAAATAAAAGACAAAGACTATGCCAGCAAGTATCTCGACCAGCAAAAACCTATTTATCTGATGGGTATTCACTTTGACCCTAACGCAAAAAATCTATCCGGATTTGAATGGGAGAGGCTGGGCGTCGATTGA